A region of Candidatus Polarisedimenticolia bacterium DNA encodes the following proteins:
- a CDS encoding DNA-3-methyladenine glycosylase I — protein sequence MIAAPAKRRCRWAASDLAIAYHDAEWGVPSHDDRHLFELLILEGAQAGLSWETILRKRRSYRKAFDRFDPARVAKYGSGKVAELLGDPGIVRNRLKVGAAIGNARAFLEVQRQFGSFDAFLWGFVGGRPKVNRWKIPSQVPSRTRESDALSAALRRRGFRFVGSTICYAFMQAVGMVNDHAVTCFRHAELSGPAGRRT from the coding sequence ATGATCGCCGCGCCGGCGAAGCGCCGCTGCCGCTGGGCCGCCTCCGACCTGGCGATCGCTTATCATGACGCGGAGTGGGGGGTTCCGTCGCACGACGACCGGCACCTCTTCGAGCTGCTCATCCTGGAAGGAGCCCAGGCGGGCTTGAGCTGGGAGACGATCCTGAGAAAGCGCCGGAGCTACCGCAAGGCGTTCGATCGGTTCGATCCGGCGCGCGTCGCGAAGTACGGCTCCGGAAAGGTCGCGGAGCTGCTGGGCGATCCGGGGATCGTGCGGAACCGCCTGAAGGTCGGCGCCGCGATCGGCAACGCCCGGGCGTTCCTGGAAGTCCAGCGGCAGTTCGGGAGCTTCGATGCCTTCCTGTGGGGTTTCGTCGGCGGGCGGCCGAAGGTCAACCGCTGGAAGATCCCCTCCCAGGTCCCGTCCCGGACGCGGGAGTCGGACGCTTTGAGCGCGGCGCTGCGCCGCCGCGGCTTTCGGTTCGTCGGCTCGACGATCTGCTACGCTTTCATGCAGGCGGTGGGGATGGTGAACGATCATGCCGTGACCTGTTTCCGGCACGCGGAGCTGTCCGGGCCCGCCGGGAGGCGGACGTGA